TCCTGCGCGAGGCAGGCCTGGCGCAGCGCTTCCGCAGTTGGCGTTGCCCATTTCACCCAGGTCGTGCTGGTCCCGAGGTCTCGGTGGTCTTCGTGTCGGTTATCCGATGTCTGGAAACAGGCGATCCGCTTGTTGCCCCAGGCCTTGTTATGACCGTCAAGAATGCTTCTGCGGCCCGGCTTCATCTTCGACAACGAACCGTCAACATAACCGCCGACGCATGGCATCTCGATGTATTTTCCCATCTGCCCGGTGCGAAGAAGCGAATATTCGCCTTCGCCGGTGACATTTGGGAAGATGATGTATTTGTCTTTAAGCCAGCTATGCCGATCGAGTTGCTGTTTCAGATCAAGGAATGAATGCACGCTGTCGAGGCGCGTGACGTTCCCATTGCGGGGCTGATCGTCAGCTGGGGGAGTCAGGTGAAGCGCTGTTAACACCTGCCCAAACCAAGCTTCGGGAAAGTCAGCATCAAGAAGCAGAATCGCCTGACACGGCACACCGAGCGTGAGTTCAATCCCTGGGAACACGACCAGCCGCTTGCCGGGTGGCAGCGCTTCGCCACTCTCGTCGATTTCGGATGCCGCCGCTTTGAGAACGTAGGGGACGAAGGCCATGTCGTGATGATCGGTAATGGCGATCGCATGTAAATCGTGGCTTCTGCAGTAAGCGACGAGCGACTCAGCGTACGCTGCCCGATCCTCAGCTGTTACGGCATCCTTTCCCTTCCAATTCTGATCGCGGGGCGTGTGAACTTGAAAATCACATCGATAGAAATGCGCTCCTTTGTCCACCGGCCGACGCCCCTTGTCGAAGAAGGGCCACCGCGTTGCGTCGGCAGGCCTCCATTTCCTTGACGGTCGTCGGCATCCCCGCCAGAACCGCCCCCGCAGCTTATCATTGGCCGTTTTCTTGTTCAAATATCCCCGGAAGCGCAAGAACGCCTCCTACGCCCGCCGGCCTTGCGACGTCGACGGTGGCTCATGCTGGTGTGTCAACTTCCTGCTCTATGCATCACTTTTCGGCTCATAGGCCCAAGGCTGGCCAGCGAATCGCAGGAAGTGAATGAGCGGGAAGCCGATTTTGGGACGCAAAATAGCCCCGGTTGGTGCCGACCCAGCCGGCCGACGGCACCTGCAGCGTCAGGCAGTGATATTTCGGGGGCGGGCTTAGGCAAACCGGCCCTTTGCGAAGGAAGACGGAAGCCTCGGCCAGAGCATGAGCTGCTTTCGTCCGTCTGCCCCAAGAATCTTGAATTTTGGAGGGAAAGCCTTCCCGCACCCGGGGCGAAGGTCGCCAGGACACCCCTTCTGGGGGGGCGCCCCGTAAAGTTCCAGAGCAAGAGTTCGGCCGGGTCGCCCGTGACGGGTTGAGGACCGCGAGAGAGGCTCGCGGCGCCCGTCGCGGAGATCCGCGATGTCACGTTCATCCGCGCGCGCTCGCCCCGGTCAGGACCGGGCGAGCCTCTATGCCGAAATCACCGACAAGATCATCGCTGAGCTGGAAGCCGGGCGCCTGCCTTGGGTCCAGCCCTGGGGCGCTTCGGCCACCGGGGCGGCCATCGGGATGCCGAAGAACGCCGCCACCGGTCGGCGCTATTCGGGGATCAACGTGCTGATCCTCTGGGGCGCGGTCATTGAGCGCGGCTATGCCGGCCAGGCCTGGCTCACCTTCCGTCAGGCACTCGCGGTCGGCGGCAATATCCGCAAGGGCGAGCGGGGCACTACGGTGGTCTATGCCGACCGCTTCATCCCCGAGGCCGAGCGCGAGCGCGCCGACCGCGACGGCGACGAGCCGAGCGCCATCCCGTTCCTCAAGCGCTTCACCGTGTTCAACACCGATCAGTGCGAGGGCCTGCCCGACACGATCGCATCCACGGCACCGCCGGTTCCCGAGGGCCTCATCCTGCCGCAGGCCGACGCGCTGATCCGGACCAGTGGCGCCGACATCCGAATCGGCGGCGATCGCGCGTTCTATTCGGTCATCGGCGATTTCATTCAGGTGCCGCCGCCGCAGGCCTATTTCGAGCCGGTGAACTGGCATCGCACGGCTCTTCATGAGCTCGGCCATAATGCCGAGATCCGGATTATGCCGCATCTGCTCGGCAGGGCGCGGTTGGCGG
This genomic interval from Acidiphilium multivorum AIU301 contains the following:
- a CDS encoding ArdC family protein, yielding MSRSSARARPGQDRASLYAEITDKIIAELEAGRLPWVQPWGASATGAAIGMPKNAATGRRYSGINVLILWGAVIERGYAGQAWLTFRQALAVGGNIRKGERGTTVVYADRFIPEAERERADRDGDEPSAIPFLKRFTVFNTDQCEGLPDTIASTAPPVPEGLILPQADALIRTSGADIRIGGDRAFYSVIGDFIQVPPPQAYFEPVNWHRTALHELGHNAEIRIMPHLLGRARLAV